The following proteins are co-located in the Paludibaculum fermentans genome:
- the smc gene encoding chromosome segregation protein SMC, with amino-acid sequence MLTLKRVEIQGFKSFCDRTEMRFQGRGVAAVVGPNGCGKSNLSDAISWVLGEQSAKSLRGARMEDVIFAGTHGRKPVGMAQVTMVLVDPTGSVVIPGARPEQAKPSKGAKAAPVAVEPAAETPVDAVPFQGPVEVIEVPANEPLTTGPTNGHANGTNGAARANVFSLHSPGKEQEITITRRLFRSGESEYLINGKQARLRDIQDLFMGTGLGPESYAIIEQGRIGQILSSKPLDRRAVIEEAAGISKFKTKRRLAEAKLEGAKQNLTRVFDILEEVNRQVNSLKRQAGKAKRYEELKTELDAQLRVALTGRYRLLEREATRVALELGEATRTYQELHSSVETEEKSLAAARETFYQTEANLTEARKRLAEVRIETERTRGQIESQARQIGGIDQRLQQGEGESEEMYKRLEALDQERTNLTAQLQQLQVQAGEARERLMAKNEEKDSLQAQLRERERGLESARQQVVRLLGESSQLKNQVGQIDTYLSAMQRDTARVQHDETTAITDLARLEQSKAEFGIRLANRQMELENIQTRRKSVDADLQERRARAQETRRQLDGLKTETSRLRARRDSLEEILSHRAYTTESVKRLFTAIERGQAQDLKPAGVLADFVDLTDPKFEKATEEFLHEELEYVVVKTWDDAQRGIDVLRGDLDGRATFLVEPHLNGDSTAVAASPVHEPAIGPETGIVGRLSDGIRFTNGLTNAPAALLPRLARCFLAEGRDSAQRLAMMYPDLFFLLPDGVCYSGHAVSGGKKTGTGPLALKRELREISGQFQVRQNALATAQETLDQLDGEIQSLSEELERLRTDQQRQEKDTLVLDQEMRKISEEFNRATQKLSVSRVELERLQRDAARSMEQRQQKQALVEEREQQRVAVEQSLEQGRADLESLKQEVNLLAEEHSVLRVELAGFDERRRGVENASARLENQIREVTNRRQSLQAEMERLGVARNRFLENNMQLEERASSLGDEQQFFEKTVGELAELETGQRAALAASEENIKTTRQASAEAHDKRNQIELNLVRRQSELKFLDDTCRKDLDIPVAELAAQAAAAPAEVAEGETAPAVVELDEMAVSDIEERVSELRKRIDALGPVNPEALHEYQESQQRYDFLNTQRQDLLDSIRDTEKAINEIDSESRKRFVEAFAVINDKFRDMFKSLFGGGLGEMRLTGEGDALDQGIEIVASPPGKRLQNVLLLSGGEKALTAVALLMAIFHYQPSPFCILDEVDAPLDEANVGRLANLLKDMAAQTQFIVITHAKKTMEAAEMLYGVTMQEQGVSKLVSVRLQAPPPPPAQSMQTAARV; translated from the coding sequence CTGCGCGGCGCCCGCATGGAAGACGTGATCTTTGCCGGCACCCACGGCCGCAAACCTGTCGGGATGGCGCAGGTCACCATGGTTTTGGTCGACCCCACCGGCAGTGTCGTGATTCCCGGAGCAAGACCCGAACAGGCCAAGCCGTCGAAGGGCGCCAAAGCCGCCCCGGTGGCCGTCGAGCCCGCCGCTGAAACGCCAGTGGACGCAGTGCCCTTCCAAGGGCCGGTCGAAGTGATCGAAGTCCCTGCGAATGAGCCGCTTACCACCGGACCCACAAACGGGCACGCGAATGGGACAAATGGCGCCGCACGCGCCAATGTCTTCTCTCTTCATTCGCCAGGTAAAGAACAGGAAATCACCATCACCCGGCGTCTGTTCCGCTCGGGTGAAAGTGAATACCTGATCAACGGCAAACAGGCTCGCCTGCGCGACATCCAGGACCTCTTCATGGGTACCGGACTTGGTCCGGAATCCTACGCCATCATCGAGCAGGGCCGCATCGGCCAGATCCTCTCGTCCAAGCCGCTCGACCGCCGCGCGGTTATTGAAGAGGCCGCCGGCATCAGCAAGTTCAAGACGAAGCGCCGCCTGGCGGAAGCCAAACTCGAGGGCGCCAAGCAGAACCTGACCCGCGTCTTCGACATCCTGGAAGAGGTCAACCGGCAGGTGAATTCACTCAAACGCCAGGCCGGTAAAGCCAAGCGTTATGAGGAGTTGAAGACTGAACTCGACGCCCAGTTGCGCGTTGCCCTCACCGGCCGCTACCGCCTGCTGGAGCGGGAGGCGACCCGCGTCGCCCTCGAACTCGGCGAAGCCACGCGCACCTACCAGGAACTGCACTCCAGCGTAGAGACAGAAGAAAAGTCGCTCGCCGCCGCTCGCGAGACGTTCTACCAGACCGAAGCCAACCTGACCGAAGCCCGCAAGCGCCTGGCGGAAGTCCGCATCGAAACCGAGCGCACGCGCGGCCAGATCGAATCGCAAGCCCGCCAGATCGGCGGCATCGACCAGCGCCTGCAGCAGGGCGAGGGCGAGAGCGAGGAGATGTACAAGCGCCTGGAAGCACTCGACCAGGAACGCACCAACCTCACCGCCCAGCTTCAGCAGTTGCAGGTGCAGGCCGGCGAAGCCCGCGAGCGGCTGATGGCGAAGAACGAGGAAAAGGACTCGCTCCAGGCCCAACTGCGGGAGCGGGAACGCGGTCTCGAGTCCGCCCGCCAGCAGGTGGTCCGCCTGCTGGGCGAGAGCTCCCAGCTCAAAAACCAGGTCGGCCAGATCGACACCTATCTCTCCGCCATGCAGCGGGATACGGCCCGCGTCCAGCACGACGAGACGACGGCGATCACCGATCTGGCCCGCCTCGAGCAGTCGAAAGCAGAGTTCGGCATCCGCCTCGCCAACCGCCAGATGGAGCTGGAGAACATCCAGACCCGGCGCAAGAGCGTGGACGCTGACTTGCAGGAGCGCAGGGCCCGCGCCCAGGAGACCCGCCGCCAACTGGACGGGTTGAAGACCGAGACTTCCCGCCTGCGCGCACGCCGCGACTCGCTGGAAGAAATCCTTTCCCACCGCGCGTATACGACCGAATCCGTAAAGCGTTTGTTTACGGCTATCGAGCGCGGCCAGGCGCAGGACCTGAAGCCTGCCGGCGTGCTGGCCGACTTCGTCGATCTCACTGATCCGAAGTTCGAAAAAGCGACCGAAGAATTCCTCCACGAAGAGCTCGAGTACGTGGTCGTCAAGACGTGGGACGATGCCCAGCGCGGCATCGACGTCCTGCGCGGCGACCTCGACGGCCGGGCTACCTTCCTCGTGGAACCCCACCTTAACGGTGACAGTACTGCTGTCGCCGCCTCCCCCGTTCACGAGCCGGCTATCGGTCCCGAAACCGGGATCGTTGGCCGGCTCAGTGATGGCATCCGCTTCACGAACGGGTTGACGAACGCTCCGGCCGCGCTGCTGCCGCGCCTGGCCCGCTGCTTCCTGGCGGAAGGCCGCGACTCCGCCCAGCGGCTGGCGATGATGTATCCGGATCTCTTCTTCCTGTTGCCCGACGGGGTCTGCTACAGCGGCCACGCCGTCAGCGGCGGCAAGAAGACCGGCACCGGCCCCCTCGCCCTGAAGCGCGAACTGCGCGAGATCAGCGGCCAGTTCCAGGTCCGCCAGAACGCACTGGCGACCGCCCAGGAGACGCTGGATCAACTGGACGGCGAGATCCAGTCTCTCAGCGAAGAGCTCGAGCGGCTCCGCACGGACCAGCAGCGGCAGGAGAAAGACACCCTGGTCCTCGACCAGGAGATGCGCAAGATCTCCGAGGAGTTCAATCGCGCCACCCAGAAGCTCTCTGTCTCCCGCGTGGAACTGGAGCGTTTGCAGCGCGATGCAGCCCGCAGCATGGAGCAGCGCCAGCAGAAGCAGGCGTTGGTGGAAGAGCGCGAGCAGCAGCGGGTCGCGGTGGAACAGTCCCTCGAACAGGGCCGCGCCGACCTCGAATCGCTCAAGCAGGAAGTGAATCTGCTCGCCGAAGAGCACTCTGTGCTTCGCGTCGAACTGGCCGGGTTTGACGAGCGCCGCCGCGGTGTGGAAAACGCCTCGGCCCGTCTCGAGAACCAGATCCGCGAGGTCACGAATCGCCGGCAGAGCCTGCAGGCCGAGATGGAGCGCCTGGGCGTGGCCCGCAACCGCTTCCTCGAGAACAACATGCAGCTCGAAGAGCGTGCCTCGTCGCTGGGCGACGAGCAGCAGTTCTTCGAGAAGACCGTGGGCGAGTTGGCCGAGTTGGAAACCGGCCAGCGCGCCGCCCTGGCGGCCAGCGAAGAGAACATCAAGACCACCCGCCAGGCGTCGGCCGAGGCACACGACAAGCGCAACCAGATTGAATTGAACCTGGTCCGCCGCCAGAGTGAGCTGAAGTTCCTCGACGACACCTGTAGGAAAGACCTCGACATCCCAGTGGCCGAACTGGCGGCGCAGGCCGCGGCCGCTCCGGCGGAAGTGGCGGAAGGCGAGACCGCGCCGGCCGTCGTCGAGTTGGACGAAATGGCCGTCTCGGACATCGAAGAGCGGGTTTCGGAACTGCGCAAGCGGATCGACGCCCTGGGCCCGGTGAATCCGGAGGCGCTCCACGAGTATCAGGAGTCGCAACAACGCTATGACTTCCTGAACACCCAGCGGCAGGACCTGCTCGATTCCATCCGCGACACCGAGAAGGCGATCAACGAGATCGACAGCGAGTCGCGCAAGCGCTTCGTCGAGGCCTTCGCGGTGATCAACGACAAGTTCCGCGACATGTTCAAGTCGTTGTTCGGCGGCGGGTTAGGCGAGATGCGCCTGACCGGCGAGGGCGATGCGCTCGACCAGGGCATCGAAATCGTGGCTTCGCCGCCCGGCAAGCGGCTGCAGAACGTCCTGCTGCTCTCGGGCGGTGAGAAGGCGCTGACAGCGGTGGCGCTGCTGATGGCGATCTTCCACTACCAGCCCAGCCCGTTCTGCATCCTGGACGAAGTCGACGCTCCGCTCGACGAAGCCAACGTAGGCCGTCTGGCCAATCTTTTGAAGGATATGGCGGCGCAAACGCAGTTCATTGTGATCACCCACGCCAAGAAGACGATGGAGGCGGCCGAGATGCTCTACGGCGTCACCATGCAGGAACAAGGCGTGTCGAAACTGGTGAGCGTGAGACTGCAGGCGCCGCCGCCTCCCCCGGCGCAGAGTATGCAAACGGCCGCGAGGGTGTAA
- a CDS encoding uridine kinase family protein, translating to MNRQSQPVKLIGIAGPSCSGKTELARWLSARTGARVLNLDHYYLDLSHLPMEVREKTNFDEPHIVDHDAILEHARALASGQPIHAPHYSFETHSRTPGDDIIQPGTCVIMEGLFALYWPELRDLLSLKLYVEAPEAVCLERRLYRDIRERARTPESVKWQFETSVLPGARTFIYPCQDFADLSLSGTDPIERSGERVLEFLATNE from the coding sequence GTGAACAGGCAGTCCCAACCGGTCAAATTGATCGGAATCGCCGGGCCCTCGTGCTCCGGCAAGACGGAACTCGCGCGCTGGCTGTCCGCCAGGACCGGCGCGCGGGTCCTGAATCTCGACCACTATTACCTCGACCTCTCCCATCTGCCGATGGAGGTTCGGGAGAAGACAAACTTCGACGAGCCCCACATCGTCGACCACGACGCCATCCTGGAACATGCCCGGGCGCTTGCGTCCGGCCAGCCAATCCATGCGCCTCATTACAGTTTTGAGACCCACTCCCGGACGCCTGGGGACGACATCATCCAACCCGGCACGTGCGTGATCATGGAAGGGCTGTTCGCGCTCTACTGGCCCGAACTGCGGGATCTGCTGTCACTCAAACTGTACGTCGAGGCGCCGGAGGCGGTCTGCCTGGAGCGGCGGCTCTATCGCGACATCCGCGAACGCGCCCGTACGCCGGAGAGCGTGAAGTGGCAGTTCGAAACCAGTGTCCTGCCCGGCGCGCGCACCTTCATCTACCCCTGCCAGGACTTCGCCGATCTTTCGCTATCGGGTACCGACCCCATCGAGCGCTCAGGCGAACGCGTGCTTGAGTTCCTGGCCACCAACGAATAG